From the genome of Leptolyngbya sp. FACHB-261, one region includes:
- a CDS encoding phosphoglucomutase/phosphomannomutase family protein, which produces MSVTAGPPTHTPQIQFGTDGWRGIIADDFTFPNVRKVTRAIAKYLETAYSKDRPVLIGYDTRFLADQFALVAADVLASLGWTVKISDRDCPTPVIAYSARHLNSAGALMFTASHNPAPYCGIKYIPDYAGPATPEITDAIVANLSGSSDEGPDNVPRDKISQFDPKPEYLQFIYGLIDVERIRAAQLKVRYDALYSTSRGYVDTVLEHCGCDTASYHTYRDVLFGGGMPEPKGDQLVELVEAVKSSGADIGLATDGDSDRFGIVDELGNVLTPNTVLLILARHLVKNRGKSGAIVRTVATTHLLDNLAAKYGLEIYETPVGFKYVGEKMRQTQVLIGGEESGGLSIVGHIPEKDGILADMLMVEVIAYEGKPLSQIVEEVTAEAGGPLYNQRLDLHLSNPHKAAVMESFRNNPPSEVAGIAVKEVGRKDGVKLYLENGSWILLRPSGTEPLMRVYLETHSVEQESQIAAAMDQLIHQIEAVPA; this is translated from the coding sequence ATGAGCGTAACTGCAGGTCCCCCAACTCACACGCCTCAGATTCAATTCGGTACCGATGGCTGGCGTGGGATTATCGCTGATGATTTCACCTTTCCTAACGTGCGGAAGGTGACTCGGGCCATTGCCAAGTATCTCGAAACTGCCTACAGCAAAGATCGGCCCGTCCTTATTGGCTACGATACTCGTTTTCTGGCCGACCAGTTTGCCCTGGTGGCGGCTGATGTTTTGGCTTCGTTAGGTTGGACGGTTAAGATTTCCGACCGGGACTGTCCTACACCGGTCATTGCCTATAGTGCTCGTCACCTAAACTCTGCTGGGGCCTTGATGTTCACAGCCAGCCACAACCCGGCTCCCTACTGTGGCATCAAGTACATTCCAGACTACGCCGGTCCCGCTACGCCTGAAATTACGGATGCGATCGTGGCGAATCTGAGCGGCTCCAGTGACGAGGGACCGGACAATGTGCCTCGGGATAAGATTTCCCAGTTCGATCCAAAGCCAGAGTATCTGCAATTTATTTATGGACTGATCGATGTTGAGCGCATCCGCGCCGCTCAGCTTAAGGTTCGCTACGACGCGCTCTATTCCACCTCGCGCGGCTACGTTGATACGGTGCTGGAGCACTGCGGTTGCGATACAGCGAGCTATCACACCTACCGCGACGTGTTGTTCGGCGGCGGCATGCCAGAGCCTAAGGGTGATCAGTTAGTTGAGTTGGTAGAAGCAGTCAAATCCTCAGGAGCCGATATTGGTCTAGCAACTGACGGAGACAGTGACCGTTTCGGCATCGTGGATGAACTGGGCAATGTGCTCACCCCTAACACGGTGTTGTTAATTCTGGCCCGACATCTAGTCAAGAACCGTGGCAAGTCTGGTGCCATCGTCCGCACTGTCGCTACCACCCATCTGCTCGACAATCTGGCAGCCAAGTACGGCCTAGAGATCTACGAAACCCCGGTGGGCTTCAAGTACGTGGGTGAGAAGATGCGGCAAACTCAGGTGCTGATTGGTGGCGAAGAATCTGGAGGCTTGAGCATCGTCGGTCACATCCCCGAAAAAGATGGCATCCTTGCCGACATGTTGATGGTGGAAGTGATCGCCTACGAAGGCAAACCTTTGTCGCAAATTGTGGAAGAAGTCACTGCCGAAGCAGGAGGCCCTCTCTACAACCAGCGCCTAGACCTTCATTTGAGCAATCCGCACAAAGCAGCAGTGATGGAATCGTTCCGCAACAACCCACCTAGCGAAGTTGCAGGCATAGCCGTCAAAGAAGTGGGTCGCAAAGATGGCGTCAAACTTTATCTAGAAAACGGCTCCTGGATTCTGCTGCGTCCTTCGGGGACCGAGCCCCTGATGCGGGTTTATTTGGAAACCCACTCCGTTGAGCAAGAGAGCCAGATCGCAGCCGCCATGGATCAGCTGATCCATCAGATCGAGGCTGTGCCTGCTTAG
- a CDS encoding OB-fold-containig protein: MLFSSTNLPYWIFLGMGLLLFAVVIFTGGGDQDLDADADLDADADLEGSDGFGGTAFLGLLGVGKAPLLLLLATDFSLWGVFGWVLNTWVSKSLAELAEFGPVRLGVFVASLLSALCLGGLMARPVGAALASFGEDPSEARLVGRSGTVGSAVIPVFGTGKIGQVDVIDAHLNRVTLSAVTPEWATCMPKRGNPILIIDRQIVSPERSLYFVVLKDSVDQDRWQSVMPETNSSR; the protein is encoded by the coding sequence ATGCTGTTCAGCTCGACTAATCTTCCCTACTGGATTTTCTTAGGGATGGGTCTGCTGTTATTTGCCGTTGTGATTTTTACTGGGGGGGGTGATCAGGATTTAGATGCTGATGCCGATTTAGACGCTGATGCAGACCTTGAAGGCTCAGACGGCTTTGGTGGAACTGCTTTCTTGGGTTTACTTGGCGTTGGCAAAGCGCCCCTACTACTCTTGCTCGCTACTGACTTTAGTCTATGGGGAGTTTTCGGTTGGGTTCTCAATACTTGGGTTTCTAAATCACTCGCAGAACTAGCTGAGTTTGGACCTGTTCGCCTGGGTGTATTCGTCGCTTCGCTACTAAGTGCTTTGTGCTTGGGCGGCCTGATGGCTCGTCCGGTTGGTGCAGCTCTAGCGAGTTTTGGTGAGGATCCCAGTGAGGCCCGGTTAGTAGGACGCAGCGGCACTGTCGGCTCAGCTGTAATTCCAGTCTTTGGCACTGGCAAAATTGGCCAAGTTGACGTGATTGACGCCCATCTAAATCGCGTTACCCTCAGCGCTGTGACGCCAGAATGGGCAACCTGTATGCCCAAAAGAGGTAATCCAATTCTGATTATTGACCGCCAAATCGTTTCGCCTGAGCGCAGTCTTTATTTTGTTGTCCTAAAAGACAGCGTTGATCAGGATCGTTGGCAGTCGGTTATGCCTGAAACCAATTCTAGTCGTTAA
- a CDS encoding putative quinol monooxygenase, whose product MADKTIQVVARIIAQASKLEEVKARLFGLLEPTRAEKGCIRYELFQSSADPSEFVFIEEWASDFAITAHLGSDHVQEAFLGAENLLAAPPDVRRYYLLA is encoded by the coding sequence ATGGCAGACAAAACTATTCAAGTGGTTGCCCGTATTATTGCTCAGGCAAGCAAATTAGAAGAAGTTAAAGCTCGTCTTTTCGGATTGTTAGAACCCACCCGTGCCGAAAAGGGCTGCATCCGTTACGAACTATTTCAGAGTTCTGCTGACCCTTCTGAGTTTGTCTTCATCGAAGAATGGGCAAGCGATTTTGCAATCACTGCCCACCTTGGTTCAGACCACGTACAAGAAGCATTTCTAGGTGCAGAAAACTTACTCGCAGCTCCTCCCGATGTTCGTCGGTACTATCTGCTGGCTTAG
- a CDS encoding septal ring lytic transglycosylase RlpA family protein, translated as MQFKTNGQKRSKYGLDDDSELARVLLKLTPLRSAALPDDVVPHGSMNHQFWGSLVTALLISTAHGAVSSAPVQAEDQDSSSDKKVGIIDAGGNLAPAQPALEQNSALQSSAAPASITSPSGDSVAGVIASQPIAPASGTDETDAITAAKFPAHAPIAAFAMIDAQVPQPSALEGQKSEVMKSEVTKVGARQSQQADEQPADLVARIQPHTWEGRAAATLYVRDIPIVTFLTLNGSGARGESRSDNTAQNPVWQATEVAARINALSRSDFDARSIALVWSEAQNQYQIRLDDQVLLGFAENVRLADATRNRSDDALQAANRLRRLLGNAPPLRQNVLGQARQNVLGQARNSGIGLAVRSFRVLASGIASWYGPGFHGNRSASGEVFNQNAMTAAHRSLPFGTRVRVVNRSNGRSVVVRITDRGPYARGRVIDLSTAAARVLGLVQSGVAPVRIEVLRR; from the coding sequence TTGCAGTTCAAAACTAATGGACAAAAGCGGAGCAAGTACGGCTTAGACGACGACTCTGAGTTAGCCCGAGTGCTGTTAAAACTGACCCCTCTACGGTCAGCGGCACTCCCTGATGACGTTGTTCCTCACGGAAGTATGAACCATCAATTTTGGGGCAGCCTGGTCACTGCCCTGCTAATCTCGACCGCTCACGGCGCAGTATCTAGCGCCCCCGTCCAGGCAGAAGACCAGGACAGTTCCTCAGACAAAAAAGTTGGCATCATCGACGCGGGCGGTAATCTTGCCCCTGCTCAGCCCGCTCTTGAGCAAAACAGCGCTCTTCAAAGCAGCGCCGCCCCTGCCTCAATCACTTCTCCCTCCGGGGACTCGGTAGCTGGAGTCATAGCTTCACAACCAATTGCTCCAGCTTCAGGAACTGACGAAACAGACGCCATCACCGCTGCGAAGTTCCCGGCTCATGCCCCGATTGCAGCGTTTGCCATGATTGACGCTCAGGTGCCTCAACCATCTGCTCTTGAAGGGCAGAAGTCGGAGGTGATGAAGTCAGAGGTGACGAAAGTTGGCGCTCGCCAATCACAGCAAGCTGATGAGCAACCGGCCGATCTAGTTGCTCGCATTCAGCCCCACACCTGGGAAGGTCGTGCCGCCGCGACCCTCTACGTGCGTGATATTCCAATTGTGACCTTCTTGACTCTCAACGGTTCGGGAGCAAGAGGTGAGAGTCGCTCAGATAACACGGCTCAGAACCCAGTTTGGCAAGCCACGGAGGTTGCGGCTCGAATTAACGCCTTAAGCCGTTCCGATTTTGATGCTAGGTCTATTGCTCTGGTTTGGTCTGAGGCTCAAAACCAATACCAGATCAGGCTAGACGATCAAGTGCTACTTGGTTTTGCCGAAAACGTGCGGCTGGCTGATGCTACCCGCAATCGTTCAGACGATGCGCTCCAAGCAGCCAATCGTCTGCGAAGGCTGCTCGGCAATGCGCCGCCCCTAAGGCAAAATGTGCTGGGTCAGGCCCGCCAGAATGTACTGGGTCAAGCTCGGAATTCTGGTATCGGTTTGGCAGTTCGCTCTTTCCGAGTTCTGGCTAGTGGCATTGCTTCCTGGTATGGGCCTGGATTCCACGGCAATCGCAGTGCCAGTGGTGAGGTGTTCAACCAAAATGCGATGACTGCGGCCCACCGTAGCTTGCCTTTTGGTACCAGAGTCCGGGTTGTGAATCGCAGCAATGGTCGCTCAGTTGTCGTTCGTATTACTGACCGGGGCCCCTATGCTCGCGGACGGGTAATCGACTTATCGACGGCTGCCGCTCGGGTCCTCGGTCTCGTTCAATCAGGGGTTGCTCCGGTACGCATTGAGGTCTTGCGTCGCTGA
- a CDS encoding prepilin-type N-terminal cleavage/methylation domain-containing protein, translating to MAPLTQQKQPQSNSGFTLLEVLVALAIIAALVAIVAPGWLGLLNRQRMNTAQNAALAVIREAQANAKRQNRQWQACFRVADDRVQSLAQALPSRSTPTSFCATDAPGWEDLIGGESDQVAINTATTSFLTNGPGVYYVPFRFDGLIDDERLGAASVPTRISFQPREGATPANQRCVAVATLLGAIRTERGPACNL from the coding sequence ATGGCTCCCCTAACCCAACAAAAACAGCCACAGTCAAACTCGGGCTTTACCTTGCTAGAAGTGCTAGTTGCCTTGGCAATCATTGCGGCTCTAGTGGCAATTGTCGCGCCTGGTTGGTTAGGGCTGCTAAACCGGCAGCGCATGAACACAGCTCAGAATGCAGCCCTAGCCGTCATCCGCGAAGCTCAAGCCAACGCCAAACGCCAAAATCGCCAGTGGCAAGCTTGTTTTCGTGTTGCAGATGATCGCGTACAGTCGCTAGCGCAAGCACTGCCCAGCCGCTCCACTCCCACTAGCTTCTGTGCAACAGACGCGCCAGGATGGGAAGATCTGATCGGCGGTGAGTCTGACCAAGTTGCCATCAATACGGCAACCACATCTTTCCTCACCAACGGCCCAGGCGTTTACTACGTCCCCTTCCGGTTCGATGGTTTAATTGACGATGAGCGCTTGGGTGCAGCCTCAGTACCAACGCGAATCTCATTCCAACCCCGCGAAGGCGCAACCCCCGCAAATCAAAGATGCGTTGCGGTCGCCACATTGCTAGGCGCTATTCGTACAGAAAGAGGTCCCGCCTGCAATCTTTAG
- the bchB gene encoding ferredoxin:protochlorophyllide reductase (ATP-dependent) subunit B, with translation MKLAYWMYAGPAHIGTLRVASSFKNVHGIMHAPLGDDYFNVMRSMLERERNFTPVTTSVVDRNVLARGSQEKVVDNITRKDTEEHPDLIVLTPTCTSSILQEDLENFVERASLDTKSDVLLADVNHYRVNELQAADRTLEQIVQFYIDKARRKGDLPEGKTEKPSVNIFGISTLGFHNHHDCTELKRLMADLGIEVNEIIPEGASVHNLKNLPRAWFNLVPYRELGLMAARYLEKEFGTPCVDITPMGVVDTARCIRKIQQVLNEQGAEVNYEDYINEQTLHVSQAAWFSRSIDCQNLTGKKAVVFGDNTHAAAMTKILAREMGIHVVWAGTYCKYDADWFRAEVSEYCDEVLITDDHGEIGDAIARVEPSAIFGTQMERHVGKRLDIPCGVIAAPVHIQNFPIGYKPFLGYEGTNQICDLAYNSFTLGMEDHLLEIFGGHDTKEVITKGISAGSDLGWNKEATAELNKIPGFVRGKVKRNTEKFARDRGLNEITVEVMYAAKESVGA, from the coding sequence ATGAAATTGGCCTACTGGATGTATGCGGGTCCTGCCCACATTGGCACTCTGCGCGTCGCCAGCTCATTTAAGAATGTCCACGGCATTATGCACGCTCCCTTGGGCGATGACTATTTCAATGTCATGCGCTCAATGCTGGAGCGCGAGCGTAACTTTACCCCAGTAACGACCAGTGTTGTCGATCGCAACGTGCTGGCACGGGGCTCACAAGAAAAAGTTGTCGATAACATTACTCGCAAGGACACAGAAGAGCACCCTGACCTGATCGTGCTCACGCCAACTTGCACCTCCAGCATTCTTCAGGAAGACCTGGAGAATTTTGTGGAACGAGCTTCCCTGGATACCAAGTCCGATGTGCTACTGGCAGATGTTAACCACTACCGGGTTAATGAGCTGCAAGCCGCTGACCGCACGCTAGAGCAGATCGTTCAGTTCTACATCGATAAAGCTCGTCGCAAGGGCGACCTGCCCGAGGGCAAAACTGAAAAGCCATCGGTTAATATCTTTGGAATTTCGACCCTAGGCTTCCACAACCACCACGACTGCACCGAACTCAAGCGGCTGATGGCCGACTTGGGCATTGAGGTGAACGAAATCATCCCGGAAGGGGCGTCAGTTCATAACCTTAAGAACCTGCCTCGCGCTTGGTTCAATCTGGTGCCTTATCGTGAGTTGGGGCTGATGGCAGCTCGCTACCTGGAGAAGGAATTCGGTACGCCTTGTGTGGACATCACACCGATGGGCGTGGTTGATACAGCCCGTTGCATCCGCAAGATTCAGCAGGTGCTCAACGAGCAGGGCGCAGAGGTTAACTACGAAGACTACATCAATGAGCAAACGCTCCATGTCTCGCAGGCGGCCTGGTTCTCGCGCTCTATTGACTGCCAGAACCTCACGGGCAAAAAGGCCGTAGTCTTTGGTGACAATACCCATGCCGCTGCCATGACCAAGATTCTGGCGCGTGAAATGGGTATCCATGTGGTTTGGGCAGGCACTTACTGCAAATACGACGCTGATTGGTTCCGCGCAGAAGTCAGCGAGTACTGCGACGAGGTGCTAATTACCGACGACCACGGTGAGATTGGCGATGCCATTGCTCGAGTTGAACCGTCTGCGATCTTTGGTACCCAAATGGAGCGTCACGTTGGCAAACGCCTGGATATTCCTTGCGGTGTGATTGCGGCTCCGGTGCACATCCAGAATTTCCCGATTGGCTACAAGCCTTTCTTGGGGTACGAAGGCACCAACCAGATCTGCGACCTGGCCTATAACTCCTTCACCTTGGGCATGGAGGATCACCTGCTGGAGATATTTGGCGGTCACGACACTAAGGAAGTGATTACTAAGGGCATCAGTGCTGGCTCCGACCTGGGCTGGAATAAAGAAGCCACTGCAGAGTTGAATAAGATTCCTGGCTTTGTGCGAGGCAAGGTGAAGCGCAACACTGAAAAGTTTGCGCGGGACCGGGGCCTCAATGAAATCACCGTTGAGGTGATGTACGCCGCTAAGGAATCTGTGGGCGCATAA
- a CDS encoding PilW family protein: MAIQKLKANLFRAYLLTLRQQKTQGFTLTELLITSVVAVLAVGGLLFLMTQLIGQDRQDFGRSETQREMAQALDYIAADLKEAVYVYEGECLSGSGPRVTNASDAGGCGRTQNLAASIGLPVVTDGSFTPVLAFWKQERTPYFRNPTGTQLLPTEADCARLTADQAECNGLRISQNAYTLVVYALARNISPTDIQQGPARIIRYRLRKYDPNQLSTLVKRYEDDPAEGFQGWTCKSGGPTATSCPTATVNDGSSILEAAALVDHVDFFPIDVGSDQFPPDCPPSQADLSQTDPCAATASLPFTYSLTPPKPASGNANASFYAYVTRPDASQAGLNQDVFVFLRGNAATRSGQPDNNRQAGYLPTLQTQAQIRSAFNRNPPLAN; this comes from the coding sequence ATGGCTATCCAAAAACTTAAGGCCAACCTATTCCGAGCCTATTTGCTCACACTGCGTCAGCAGAAGACACAAGGCTTCACCCTCACAGAACTGCTGATTACTTCAGTGGTTGCAGTTTTGGCAGTTGGGGGGCTTCTGTTTTTAATGACCCAGCTTATTGGTCAGGACAGACAAGACTTCGGACGCTCAGAAACCCAACGCGAAATGGCTCAAGCCCTCGACTATATTGCCGCTGACCTTAAAGAAGCGGTTTATGTCTATGAGGGCGAATGCCTGAGTGGTAGTGGTCCTCGCGTAACTAATGCTTCCGATGCTGGTGGTTGCGGACGTACCCAAAACTTAGCTGCCTCTATCGGTTTGCCTGTAGTCACTGACGGTTCATTCACACCCGTCTTGGCTTTTTGGAAGCAGGAGCGCACGCCTTACTTTAGAAATCCAACTGGCACGCAGCTATTGCCGACGGAGGCGGACTGCGCTCGTTTAACTGCTGATCAAGCAGAGTGTAACGGTCTCAGGATTTCACAGAACGCGTACACCCTAGTTGTTTACGCCTTAGCCAGAAATATAAGCCCAACTGATATTCAACAAGGTCCAGCGAGAATTATTCGCTACCGCCTGCGCAAGTACGATCCCAATCAGTTATCTACACTGGTTAAAAGATACGAGGATGATCCTGCTGAAGGCTTTCAAGGCTGGACCTGTAAATCTGGGGGACCTACTGCCACTTCCTGTCCTACCGCAACTGTGAATGATGGCTCAAGCATTCTAGAAGCGGCAGCCTTAGTGGACCATGTCGATTTCTTCCCTATCGATGTCGGCAGTGATCAATTTCCCCCTGACTGTCCTCCTAGTCAGGCCGATCTCAGTCAGACTGATCCTTGCGCAGCAACCGCGAGTTTGCCCTTCACCTATAGTCTGACTCCGCCTAAGCCAGCTAGTGGCAATGCTAATGCCAGCTTCTATGCCTATGTCACTCGCCCAGACGCTTCACAGGCTGGGTTGAACCAGGATGTTTTCGTATTCCTGCGAGGCAACGCTGCCACCCGTTCAGGTCAACCAGACAACAATCGTCAAGCCGGTTACTTGCCCACTCTGCAAACCCAAGCCCAGATACGCAGTGCGTTTAACCGAAATCCTCCTTTGGCAAATTAG
- the purM gene encoding phosphoribosylformylglycinamidine cyclo-ligase, whose protein sequence is MDYQQAGVNVEAGRAFVERIRSAVEGTRRPGVLGNLGGFGGLFELPSGYRQPVLVSGTDGVGTKLKIAQVLDQHTTVGVDLVAMCVNDVLTLGAEPLFFLDYLATGKLEPEQLADVVSGIATGCRDAGCALLGGETAEMPGFYGAGEYDLAGFCVGIVEKDQALDGSQVQVGDVVLGLASSGVHSNGFSLVRKIVEISGLDWQQTLPELDPTRSIGEVLLTPTQIYVRPVLAALKSGLEIHGMAHITGGGLPENLPRCLGTGQSAQVEAGSWPLPPVFRWLSEVGAVPEAEMYRTFNMGIGFAVVLPATQSEAAQQWFVNQGLAAYRIGSIIPGDNQLTGLF, encoded by the coding sequence ATGGATTATCAGCAAGCAGGGGTCAATGTTGAGGCAGGCCGCGCATTTGTTGAACGCATCCGCTCAGCTGTCGAGGGCACCCGTCGACCCGGTGTTCTAGGAAACCTGGGTGGCTTTGGGGGATTATTTGAACTCCCCAGCGGCTATCGGCAACCCGTGTTGGTTTCTGGTACTGATGGCGTAGGCACCAAGTTGAAAATTGCCCAGGTCCTGGACCAGCACACCACGGTGGGCGTGGACTTGGTTGCGATGTGTGTCAACGATGTGCTCACGCTGGGGGCAGAGCCCCTGTTTTTTCTCGACTACCTGGCGACGGGCAAACTAGAGCCGGAACAGCTAGCTGACGTAGTCTCAGGCATTGCCACCGGTTGCCGCGACGCAGGGTGTGCTCTGCTGGGTGGCGAGACAGCTGAGATGCCCGGCTTTTATGGTGCTGGCGAGTATGACCTGGCGGGCTTCTGCGTAGGCATCGTTGAAAAAGACCAGGCGCTGGATGGCTCTCAGGTGCAAGTTGGCGACGTTGTCCTAGGACTAGCCAGCAGTGGCGTTCACAGTAACGGCTTTAGCCTGGTTCGCAAAATCGTTGAGATTTCTGGGCTGGATTGGCAACAGACGTTGCCTGAACTGGATCCAACGAGATCCATCGGCGAAGTGCTGCTCACGCCAACTCAGATTTATGTGCGGCCAGTCCTGGCAGCGCTCAAGTCAGGGCTGGAAATTCATGGCATGGCTCACATTACAGGCGGCGGTTTGCCTGAGAACCTACCTCGGTGCTTGGGAACCGGACAATCTGCTCAGGTCGAAGCGGGCTCTTGGCCCCTACCACCAGTCTTTCGTTGGCTATCAGAAGTGGGTGCGGTTCCGGAAGCAGAGATGTATCGCACCTTTAATATGGGTATTGGCTTCGCGGTGGTACTACCAGCAACACAAAGCGAAGCTGCTCAGCAGTGGTTTGTCAACCAGGGGTTAGCTGCTTATCGCATTGGTTCGATTATTCCAGGGGACAACCAGTTAACTGGCTTATTCTAG
- a CDS encoding flotillin family protein — MQFWLTLLQNLPVTDSSAEPIDQPANLSQQPTLLSSAAVDYLPPAMPLAVAGEGVVLAGGIGGILLLLLIGTWAYTRVYTITPTNEAFVLTGGVFRKGKKVVLNGGCVVLPGFHELTRVPLREISVDVERTGKLAVRTKDYLRADMRATFFVYINASEGDVLTAAARLSQSNRITPENIKNAIEKKADDAIRAAAKKKSLSEIDSDKLGFAQEVLDLIQPDLEKLGLTLNNISISEIEESDTYEENNFFDAQGVRLRTETIQRSIQQKREVELQVQIGIEQRELDAHKQSLKIKEQQESARLEQQLQVESLKAQREREIQESRARELAVSRRTQILQDQGVEEEEIRKKLAVQQSQVEADISLEERNKQLKVTQVVQRQEAEAAEIARQQAIESAQFQARARVAEAERQTRLVQEEAAIDVATRQRERLLTEANRAQAEASVVTATAIEQADREKRLALIDAEKQAEQKRLSEQNVVEIDAFRRRRAAEVAQAAAELEAESLRVLAQATREKLLAEAEGTRAKILAENTISNPRLLENLLNALGPDLVTQLPEMLRALAPQPGVLGDARVYAFPGAGGNGSSNGNGANPDINRLLLSTSGLSLINTLLEEGKLATLLGQLLNVVRNPAPIVNPTVPELERLEFDGKGDGNGSLE, encoded by the coding sequence ATGCAGTTTTGGCTAACTTTGCTGCAAAATTTACCGGTCACTGACAGCTCTGCTGAACCTATTGATCAGCCTGCCAACTTATCTCAACAGCCAACTCTGTTGAGCAGTGCCGCAGTAGATTATTTGCCGCCTGCTATGCCATTGGCTGTAGCAGGCGAAGGCGTTGTCTTGGCTGGGGGCATTGGTGGCATTTTGCTACTGCTGCTAATTGGAACCTGGGCCTACACCAGAGTCTATACAATTACCCCCACGAATGAAGCCTTTGTCTTGACCGGTGGCGTATTTCGCAAAGGCAAAAAAGTAGTTCTCAATGGAGGTTGCGTTGTTCTGCCTGGCTTTCATGAGCTGACTCGTGTGCCGCTGCGCGAAATTTCGGTCGATGTCGAACGGACTGGCAAACTCGCCGTGCGTACCAAAGATTACTTGCGGGCGGATATGCGCGCCACCTTCTTTGTCTATATCAATGCCTCAGAAGGGGACGTGCTAACTGCGGCGGCTCGTCTTTCTCAGAGCAACCGGATCACGCCTGAAAATATCAAAAACGCGATTGAAAAGAAGGCGGATGATGCGATCCGAGCGGCGGCCAAGAAAAAGAGCTTGTCTGAGATTGACTCCGATAAGTTGGGCTTTGCACAGGAAGTTCTGGATCTGATTCAGCCCGACTTGGAGAAATTAGGCTTAACGCTCAACAATATTTCGATCTCCGAGATCGAAGAGAGTGATACCTATGAGGAAAACAACTTCTTCGATGCGCAAGGGGTGCGCCTGCGCACCGAGACAATTCAGCGCTCGATCCAACAAAAGCGCGAAGTGGAATTGCAGGTGCAGATTGGCATTGAGCAACGCGAGCTAGATGCTCATAAACAATCGCTCAAGATCAAAGAACAACAAGAAAGTGCTCGCTTGGAGCAGCAGCTTCAAGTAGAGTCCCTCAAGGCCCAGCGGGAACGCGAAATTCAAGAATCTCGGGCCCGTGAGCTGGCAGTTTCTCGACGCACACAAATTCTTCAAGATCAGGGCGTTGAGGAAGAAGAAATCCGCAAAAAACTGGCAGTGCAGCAAAGCCAAGTAGAAGCGGATATCTCGCTAGAGGAGCGTAACAAACAGCTCAAAGTCACCCAAGTTGTGCAGCGTCAAGAGGCGGAGGCGGCAGAAATTGCCCGTCAACAAGCAATCGAGTCGGCGCAGTTTCAAGCTCGGGCTAGAGTCGCAGAAGCCGAGCGTCAAACTCGCCTGGTACAGGAAGAAGCTGCGATCGACGTTGCCACTCGTCAACGGGAGCGTTTGCTCACCGAGGCCAACCGGGCTCAAGCAGAAGCCAGCGTTGTCACTGCTACTGCAATCGAGCAGGCCGATCGTGAGAAACGGTTGGCCCTAATTGACGCTGAAAAACAGGCTGAGCAGAAACGGCTGAGCGAACAAAACGTGGTAGAAATTGACGCTTTTCGTCGTCGTCGTGCTGCCGAAGTGGCTCAGGCAGCCGCTGAATTAGAAGCTGAATCTCTGCGCGTTTTGGCCCAAGCTACCCGCGAGAAACTGTTGGCCGAAGCTGAAGGGACACGCGCCAAAATCCTGGCAGAGAACACAATCAGCAATCCCCGCCTGCTAGAAAATCTGCTGAATGCTCTTGGTCCTGACCTGGTGACTCAGTTACCAGAGATGCTGAGAGCACTTGCCCCTCAACCGGGGGTCTTGGGCGATGCCCGAGTTTATGCCTTCCCAGGTGCGGGTGGCAATGGCAGTAGCAACGGCAATGGTGCTAATCCAGATATCAACCGCTTGCTTCTGTCCACCAGCGGCTTATCGCTAATCAACACCCTATTAGAAGAGGGCAAGTTAGCAACACTGCTAGGCCAACTGCTGAATGTAGTCCGCAATCCTGCGCCAATCGTTAACCCTACTGTCCCAGAGCTTGAACGCTTAGAGTTTGATGGGAAAGGGGATGGTAACGGCTCCCTAGAATAA